TTTCGTAATTTTTGATTAATATTTCTTCTGCATCTTTCGCCTGTTCGAGATTCTTCTGTTGTGTATTAAATTTTATCCGTGCCTGGTTTCGTTCTGATATAGCTCGGGCCAAATTAGATTCCAACACATTCAACCGTTCATTCTTTTCGGACTGAATTTCCTGTTGGCGCAATTCATTCTGTTTTGAAACGGACTTGTATCGATTATTGAAAATAGGAATTGAAATTGAAACCATTGGCATCAAAATATCTTTACCATTGTCTATCATATTCATATCCGTTCGTTCGGAAACGGGGATGTAATCCAATCCTAAACCAAACATCGGTTGGCCTTCTCTTTTATTAAGTGTTTCAGATTGCGCTACCGATTCGTAGAGCTTATCATATTTCAACAATTCTGGATTTAGCGAAAGTGCATCAAATGAAAACTGAATATCTTCCATTGGCATCTCCAAAGTTTCAATAACCGTTATATCTCTTTGATAATCGCGATTCAACAAACTGTTCAGAGCTGCTTGAATCCCCCTTGACTGTTGTGTAAGAACTTCCTTTTCCTGTTGCAGTTCATTTTGCCTAATCTGTAACCTCAATACGTCCACAGCAGATGCCTTACCTACTTCTACAGACGTGAGAGCAAGCTTTTCGTATGTTTGCAGCAACTCAATGTTTTCGTCAAGTACAAGCTGTTTTGCCTTAATCTCATAAAGTTGATAGTACAGTTTCGAAACCGAAAGGGCAAGTTTTCGCTTTGCGATAGTGACTTCCACATAATCGGCATCAGCCATTGAAGACGCATAGTTTTCCCTTGCCGTAATGGTACCAAACCAAGGCAACATTTGTTTTACCGAAAAACGGGCACGTTGCGCTCCCACCCGTGTTTCAGGTTCGCTCACAAAATAGCCTGCGCTTACTTTGGTATTTGGCAACCAGTTTGCTTCGTTAACCTTTTCAGAAGCTATATCATATCGCAATTGAAACTTTTCGATTTCGGGACTACTTATAAATGCTTCTTTGATGAGCAAGTCCAATTGTTGCGCATTTCCCTTGAGAATAAAAAGAAAAGAACAAAGAACAAGGGCTTTAACCCTAAAGATATGGTGGTATTTTAAAGTCATGATATTGATGTGTTAAGACTATTTTCATGATACATATTTCGTTTTTTTGCGGAAATTTCTTGTTTCCAACTAAACAAAACAGGAACAACAAATAATGTGATTAAGGCTATGAGCATCCCACCAAAACTAGGTATCGCCATCGGAATCATGATATCGCTTCCTCGACCGGTGGATGTTAGAACTGGCAATAGTGCCAAAATAGTGGTTGCAGTGGTCATTAAGCAAGGGCGAATACGTTTTTCTCCAGCTTCAACTACGGAGGCTCTTATTTCCTGCTTTGTTTCAGGTGTATTTTTGTCAAAAGTTTGTGTCAGATAGGTTGCCATTACTACGCCATCATCTGTAGCAATACCAAACAAAGCAATAAAACCGACCCAAACGGCAACGCTCAAATTAATGGTGTGCATTTGGAACAAGTCTCGTAAATTTTCTCCAAAAAAATTGAAGTTTAAAAACCAACCTTGTCCATACAGCCAAATCATTACAAAACCACCTGCAAATGCTACTGCAATTCCTGTAAAAACCATTAAGGATGTGGCTACCGACCTAAATTGGAAATACAAAATTAAGAAGATAATGACTAATGCTAAAGGCACTACTACCGATAAGGTTTTTTCTGCTCTTAATTGATTTTCATAGGTTCCTGTGAAGGCATAATTAATGCCTTTTGGCACTATTAATTCACCAGAATCTATCTTTTCTTGAATAAGAGCTTGGGCATTTTCAACAACATTTACTTCTGCAAATCCATCCAGTTTATCGAACAGCACATAGCCCACTAAAAAAGTATCTTCACTTTTAATTACCTGTGGACCCTGTTCGTAACGAATGGTTGCCAATTCGCCCAATGGAATGGGGCTACCATTCTCAACAGGCACATATATCTGCTTTAAATCGTTTGGATTTTCTCGTAATTCTCTTGGATAGCGAACACGAACCCCATAACGTTCACGACCTTCAACGGTTTGGGTCAATGACATTCCACCTACGGCTACTTTGAGAACATTTTGCACTTCTTCAATTGTTACGCCATACCGTGCCAGTTTCTCCCTATCGATATCAATTAATAGATAAGGTTTTCCTACTATTCTATCTGCAAAAACTGCTTCGGTTTTAACACCTTCGGCTTGTTTCAAGATATTTTCCAATTGAATTCCAAAAGCTTCAATCTGTTTTAAATCTTGCCCCTTTACTTTAATTCCCATTGGTGCTCGCATTCCTGTTTGAAGCATTACCAATCTGGTTTCAATGGGTTGCAATTTAGGTGCGGATGTAACCCCTGGCAGTTTGGTTACTTTTACGATTTCTTTCCAGATATCATCGGGGGATTTTATTTCAGGTCGCCAGTTTCTGAAAAATTCGCCATCATCATCAGGAATTAGATTACTGGAAGATTCATCAACGGTTATCAAAACTTTTTTGCCCTCTTTTCGGGTATTTTCAATTTTTTCAGAACCAAGTGGATAATTTGGGTTTTCAACCAAACTACCATCTTTTCGTATAAAAAAACCATCATCGTTCACTTTATAGCGTTGTCGATTTCCTTTCTTATTCAATATGTATTCTGATTTATACTGAATGACATTTTCGTACATCGACAAAGGTGCTGGGTCTAAAGCAGATTCTGTCCTACCTGATTTCCCCACAACCGTTTTGATTTCTGGAATACTGGCCACGGCCATATCTAATTGTTGTAAAACCCGTTTGTTTTCTTCCACTCCTGCGTGTGGCATAGAAGTTGGCATCAATAGGAAAGAACCTTCGTTTAATGACGGCATAAATTCCTTTCCAGTATTTTTCATAATGAAAAAACCAGCAATGACAATTAAGGTTGGAATGGATAGGAACAGTATTTTATTGGCTAAAGCCCATCTTAAAATACGTGTATAGTATTGTCTGAATAAGGTAAAGATACCTAATAGTCCAAAGCAGATTAGTCCAACAAAAATAAGATTCCAAAAGATGCTTCTATCTACGCCTAAAGGTCTCCAGTATTCGGCTAACATGGATACTATAGCAAAGGCGGAAATGTATATATTGAAAAGATTCGCACGTTTTTCGGTTACTCTACCTTGTAGTTTTAATAGCCTAATAACACCGAACGCAATTAGGATCAACCCTAACCAATAACCAAAAAATATTGCTACGATACCGAGAACTATTAAAACGCTGTTAATTAGATATCCCGATGTCTTTTTTATGCTTTTCTTTCTGAATAAGAATGCTGCAAATGGTGGAATTAAAAATAATGCCACAATTATGGATGCCGTTAATGCAAATGTTTTTGTAAATGCCAATGGTCTAAACAATTTACCTTCTGCACCAATCATTGTAAATACAGGAAGGAAACTAATAATGGTGGTCATTACTGCCGTTACGATTGCCCCAGAAACCTCAGCAGTAGCGTTATAAACAACTTTATTTATGGTTAATGTTCCGTCGTCTTCATCAAGATGTCTGATAATATTTTCTGAAAGTATAACCCCCACATCCACCATTGTACCAATCGCGATAGCGATACCTGACAACGCCACAATATTAGCGTCCACGCCAAAGAGTTTCATTGCTATAAATACCATTAAAACTGCGACTGGTAGAAGTCCAGAAATGAGTACCGAAGCTCGAAGGTTGAATACCATAATAATGATGACCAAAATGGTAATGAGTATTTCCAAGGTCAATGCTTCGTTAAGTGTTCCTAAAGTTTCTTGAATGAGTTCCGTCCTGTCATAAAAAGGAACAATGGTTACTTGGGAGGTTCTTCCATCACTCAATACTTTCGATGGCAATCCTGCACTTAATTCATTTATTTCCTTCTTGACATTGTTGATTACCTCCATTGGGTTTGCACCATATCGTGCAACTACAACCGCTCCCACAACTTCTGCACCTTCTTTGTCCAAAATTCCTCTACGGGTTGCTGGGCCTATAGACACTTTGCCAATATCCTTGATTTTGATTGACGTATAATTTTCAGAAGTGACTACGGCATTTTCTATATCTTCAATAGACTTAACATAGCCCAAACCACGTACCAAATATTCAGCTTTATTTATTTCTAATGCCTGTGCACCAATATCTTTATTGCTCTCCTTTACCGCTTTTACAACTTGGTTCAACGCAATATTGTATTGACGCATCAATTCGGGATTTACATCAATTTGATATTCCTGAACATAGCCACCAATAGAGGCTACTTCTGAAACACCACTTGCAGATGACAAAGCGTATTTTACATAGTAATCCTGAATGCTCCGTAATTCGTGCAAATCCCATCCCCCGGTAACGTTGCCTTTTTCATCACGACCTTCCAAGGTGTACCAAAATATTTGCCCCAATCCAGTAGCATCAGGACCCAAAGCTGGATTTACACCTTCGGGAAGCAATCCATTTGGCAATGAGTTTAGTTTTTCGAGAATACGACTACGGCTCCAATAAAATTCGATATCCTCTTCAAAAATGATATAAATGCTCGAAAACCCAAACATAGAAGAACTACGAATTGTTTTAACACCTGGAATTCCGAGAAGGGAGGTGGTTAGTGGATAAGTGATTTGGTCTTCTATATCTTGTGGGGAACGACCATCCCATTTGGTAAAGACGATCTGCTGATTTTCGCCAATATCTGGTATGGCATCAACAGCTACAGGGTTACTTGGCAAAAAACCTGTGTCCCAATTGAAGGGGGCATTTACTACTCCCCAAGTTATAAAAAGAACCAACAGGAGAACGGCAACCAATTTGTTTTCAATCAAAAATTTAATACTTCTGTTCAGCATGGCTCCTTATTTAATGGTATCTATTACACTTCCGCAGTTCAGCATAGCATCACCATAATAGGGATTGTGGATTTCTGGAGAATGACTCAGCCAAACCGCACCCCGGTTGCTATTTGCCATTGGGCATTCAGCCACGTAAATGGCTTTTGGCAACATTTTTATATTATTTGTAATGGCCACCATATTTTCTGAAAGAATGATAAAATGGTCCCGCTGATTTTCAATGTCCGCGCTCTCCGTTATGGCCACGAGCATATCCTTTATCTTGAAAAGGTGCCCTTTCTCCATTTTGTGCAAGCCTTCGGTTTTGATACTTTTTAGTTGATGGAGCATTGCTTCTGCTTTCGGTTTTACCACCTTAAAATTAGAAGTTACAAAGGCCTCCTTTAAGGTGATATAGGAGTCAATAACGGGTAAAAAATCTTTTTGAAAATTTTCCGGTAGCTCCATTTTCATTTGTACGGTTTTCAGTGTGCCACTGGCTTTTTTCTTCTCCAATGGGCCTTGGTGGTTCATCATTGAGGTTTTACCCTGCAATTGGGCGGCAGCATCCACGGTAAAAGTTCCGTTGGTAACAACCTCCTCTCCAGGACGCAAACCGCTGATAATCTCATAGCTGTCGTTCATTGTGGCACCCAAAGAAACCTCACGCATTTCAAAAATCGGTTCTTCGGGGTTGGATTTCACATAGACTACCGAGCGTTTTCCAGTCCAAAGCACTGCTGTTTTAGGGATTGATATTTTGTTATTATTGCTTGGGGCAGCATCGGTAATTATACCCTCAACGAACATCCCGGGTTTTAGTATTCCGTTTTCATTATTTAGTTCCGCGCGAACATTTACGGTTCTTGTGGTTGTGGTCAATGTAGGTTCTATAAATGAAATTTTTGCATGGAATTCTTTATTGGGATATGCATTGGTAGTCACTTTAATCTCCTGCCCAACTTGTAGGCTGGAGAGTTGATTTTCGTATGCATCGAACATCGCCCAAACGCTGTTGAGGTCAGCTATTTTGAGAAGAGGCTGTCCCTGTTTCACATAATCTCCCTCGTTGACCAATTTTTCGGAAACCGTTCCAGAAACAGTGGCGTAAACGGGAAAATTTTCGCGTACTTTACCTGAAGCCTCAATGGCGTTTATCTGCTTTTCCGAAAGTTTCCATAATTTCAGTTTGTTGCGCACCGCTTGATAAAGATTGGGTTGCGACTCTTTTAATGAAGCAGCAGTAATAAGTTCCTGTTGTGCCGCAACCAGTTCGGGTGCATAGATAGTGGCCAACAATTGTCCACGTTTTACTTTTTCGCCTGTAAAATTGACGTCTAACTTTTCAATCCGACCTGAAAAATAAGAAGCTTGAATAACATTGCCTTCCTGGTTTTCCTGAATTTTG
The Aequorivita iocasae genome window above contains:
- a CDS encoding efflux RND transporter permease subunit: MLNRSIKFLIENKLVAVLLLVLFITWGVVNAPFNWDTGFLPSNPVAVDAIPDIGENQQIVFTKWDGRSPQDIEDQITYPLTTSLLGIPGVKTIRSSSMFGFSSIYIIFEEDIEFYWSRSRILEKLNSLPNGLLPEGVNPALGPDATGLGQIFWYTLEGRDEKGNVTGGWDLHELRSIQDYYVKYALSSASGVSEVASIGGYVQEYQIDVNPELMRQYNIALNQVVKAVKESNKDIGAQALEINKAEYLVRGLGYVKSIEDIENAVVTSENYTSIKIKDIGKVSIGPATRRGILDKEGAEVVGAVVVARYGANPMEVINNVKKEINELSAGLPSKVLSDGRTSQVTIVPFYDRTELIQETLGTLNEALTLEILITILVIIIMVFNLRASVLISGLLPVAVLMVFIAMKLFGVDANIVALSGIAIAIGTMVDVGVILSENIIRHLDEDDGTLTINKVVYNATAEVSGAIVTAVMTTIISFLPVFTMIGAEGKLFRPLAFTKTFALTASIIVALFLIPPFAAFLFRKKSIKKTSGYLINSVLIVLGIVAIFFGYWLGLILIAFGVIRLLKLQGRVTEKRANLFNIYISAFAIVSMLAEYWRPLGVDRSIFWNLIFVGLICFGLLGIFTLFRQYYTRILRWALANKILFLSIPTLIVIAGFFIMKNTGKEFMPSLNEGSFLLMPTSMPHAGVEENKRVLQQLDMAVASIPEIKTVVGKSGRTESALDPAPLSMYENVIQYKSEYILNKKGNRQRYKVNDDGFFIRKDGSLVENPNYPLGSEKIENTRKEGKKVLITVDESSSNLIPDDDGEFFRNWRPEIKSPDDIWKEIVKVTKLPGVTSAPKLQPIETRLVMLQTGMRAPMGIKVKGQDLKQIEAFGIQLENILKQAEGVKTEAVFADRIVGKPYLLIDIDREKLARYGVTIEEVQNVLKVAVGGMSLTQTVEGRERYGVRVRYPRELRENPNDLKQIYVPVENGSPIPLGELATIRYEQGPQVIKSEDTFLVGYVLFDKLDGFAEVNVVENAQALIQEKIDSGELIVPKGINYAFTGTYENQLRAEKTLSVVVPLALVIIFLILYFQFRSVATSLMVFTGIAVAFAGGFVMIWLYGQGWFLNFNFFGENLRDLFQMHTINLSVAVWVGFIALFGIATDDGVVMATYLTQTFDKNTPETKQEIRASVVEAGEKRIRPCLMTTATTILALLPVLTSTGRGSDIMIPMAIPSFGGMLIALITLFVVPVLFSWKQEISAKKRNMYHENSLNTSIS
- a CDS encoding efflux RND transporter periplasmic adaptor subunit, producing MKKYIIYIAILALGLVLGYVFFGTSLEGSSNTKNISEKDRNHESETQMWTCSMHPQILQPEPGDCPICGMELIPATSDGDGLGLHQIKLSKNAMALANIQTTVVGGSEGADGTLKLSGKIQENQEGNVIQASYFSGRIEKLDVNFTGEKVKRGQLLATIYAPELVAAQQELITAASLKESQPNLYQAVRNKLKLWKLSEKQINAIEASGKVRENFPVYATVSGTVSEKLVNEGDYVKQGQPLLKIADLNSVWAMFDAYENQLSSLQVGQEIKVTTNAYPNKEFHAKISFIEPTLTTTTRTVNVRAELNNENGILKPGMFVEGIITDAAPSNNNKISIPKTAVLWTGKRSVVYVKSNPEEPIFEMREVSLGATMNDSYEIISGLRPGEEVVTNGTFTVDAAAQLQGKTSMMNHQGPLEKKKASGTLKTVQMKMELPENFQKDFLPVIDSYITLKEAFVTSNFKVVKPKAEAMLHQLKSIKTEGLHKMEKGHLFKIKDMLVAITESADIENQRDHFIILSENMVAITNNIKMLPKAIYVAECPMANSNRGAVWLSHSPEIHNPYYGDAMLNCGSVIDTIK
- a CDS encoding TolC family protein is translated as MTLKYHHIFRVKALVLCSFLFILKGNAQQLDLLIKEAFISSPEIEKFQLRYDIASEKVNEANWLPNTKVSAGYFVSEPETRVGAQRARFSVKQMLPWFGTITARENYASSMADADYVEVTIAKRKLALSVSKLYYQLYEIKAKQLVLDENIELLQTYEKLALTSVEVGKASAVDVLRLQIRQNELQQEKEVLTQQSRGIQAALNSLLNRDYQRDITVIETLEMPMEDIQFSFDALSLNPELLKYDKLYESVAQSETLNKREGQPMFGLGLDYIPVSERTDMNMIDNGKDILMPMVSISIPIFNNRYKSVSKQNELRQQEIQSEKNERLNVLESNLARAISERNQARIKFNTQQKNLEQAKDAEEILIKNYETGTIDFNDVLDIQELQLKFQVNRIEAVQQYYLQQSIINYLIR